The following proteins are co-located in the Festucalex cinctus isolate MCC-2025b chromosome 15, RoL_Fcin_1.0, whole genome shotgun sequence genome:
- the tpm2 gene encoding tropomyosin beta chain isoform X6 gives MEAIKKKMQMLKLDKENAIDRAEQAEGDKKGAEDKCKQLEEELLGLQKKLKGVEDELDKYSESLKDAQEKLEQAEKKAADAESEVASLNRRIQLVEEELDRAQERLATALQKLEEAEKAADESERGMKVIENRASKDEEKMETQEMQLKEAKHIAEEADRKYEEVARKLVILEGDLERSEERAEVAEARVRELEEEFGLMDQNLKSMMCGEEEYSQKEDKYEEEIKLLTDKLKEAETRAEFAERSVAKLEKTIDDLEEQLANAKEETLSMHQVLDQTLLELNNL, from the exons ATGGAGGCCATCAAGAAGAAAATGCAGATGCTGAAGCTGGACAAGGAGAATGCCATAGACCGGGCAGAACAGGCGGAGGGGGACAAGAAAGGAGCAGAGGACAAATGCAAACAg CTGGAGGAGGAGCTTCTGGGTCTGCAGAAGAAGCTGAAAGGAGTGGAAGATGAACTCGACAAATACTCAGAATCATTGAAGGACGCCCAGGAGAAGTTAGAACAGGCCGAGAAAAAGGCAGCAGAT GCTGAATCGGAGGTGGCATCTCTAAACAGGCGTATCCAGCTGGTGGAAGAGGAGTTGGACCGAGCGCAGGAGAGACTGGCGACTGCTCTGCAGAAGCTAGAGGAAGCTGAAAAAGCAGCTGATGAGAGTGAAAG AGGAATGAAGGTCATAGAGAACCGGGCAAGCAAGGATGAAGAGAAAATGGAGACCCAGGAGATGCAGCTAAAAGAAGCCAAACACATCGCTGAAGAAGCTGATCGTAAATATGAAGAG GTTGCTCGTAAACTTGTGATTCTTGAGGGAGATCTGGAGCGTTCAGAAGAGCGTGCTGAAGTGGCCGAGGC GCGAGTGAGAGAGCTGGAGGAAGAATTTGGGTTAATGGACCAGAATTTGAAATCCATGATGTGCGGAGAGGAAGAG tACTCACAGAAGGAGGACAAATATGAAGAAGAAATAAAACTTCTTACTGACAAACTTAAAGAG gCTGAGACCCGAGCAGAGTTTGCGGAGCGATCTGTGGCCAAGTTGGAGAAGACCATTGATGATCTGGAAG
- the tpm2 gene encoding tropomyosin beta chain isoform X1 yields the protein MEAIKKKMQMLKLDKENAIDRAEQAEGDKKGAEDKCKQLEEELLGLQKKLKGVEDELDKYSESLKDAQEKLEQAEKKAADAESEVASLNRRIQLVEEELDRAQERLATALQKLEEAEKAADESERGMKVIENRASKDEEKMETQEMQLKEAKHIAEEADRKYEEVARKLVILEGDLERSEERAEVAEAKSGDLEEELKNVTNNLKSLEAQAEKYSQKEDKYEEEIKLLTDKLKEAETRAEFAERSVAKLEKTIDDLEEQLANAKEETLSMHQVLDQTLLELNNL from the exons ATGGAGGCCATCAAGAAGAAAATGCAGATGCTGAAGCTGGACAAGGAGAATGCCATAGACCGGGCAGAACAGGCGGAGGGGGACAAGAAAGGAGCAGAGGACAAATGCAAACAg CTGGAGGAGGAGCTTCTGGGTCTGCAGAAGAAGCTGAAAGGAGTGGAAGATGAACTCGACAAATACTCAGAATCATTGAAGGACGCCCAGGAGAAGTTAGAACAGGCCGAGAAAAAGGCAGCAGAT GCTGAATCGGAGGTGGCATCTCTAAACAGGCGTATCCAGCTGGTGGAAGAGGAGTTGGACCGAGCGCAGGAGAGACTGGCGACTGCTCTGCAGAAGCTAGAGGAAGCTGAAAAAGCAGCTGATGAGAGTGAAAG AGGAATGAAGGTCATAGAGAACCGGGCAAGCAAGGATGAAGAGAAAATGGAGACCCAGGAGATGCAGCTAAAAGAAGCCAAACACATCGCTGAAGAAGCTGATCGTAAATATGAAGAG GTTGCTCGTAAACTTGTGATTCTTGAGGGAGATCTGGAGCGTTCAGAAGAGCGTGCTGAAGTGGCCGAGGC TAAATCAGGTGACCTTGAGGAAGAATTGAAAAATGTCACCAACAACTTGAAGTCACTGGAGGCTCAGGCTGAAAAG tACTCACAGAAGGAGGACAAATATGAAGAAGAAATAAAACTTCTTACTGACAAACTTAAAGAG gCTGAGACCCGAGCAGAGTTTGCGGAGCGATCTGTGGCCAAGTTGGAGAAGACCATTGATGATCTGGAAG
- the tpm2 gene encoding tropomyosin beta chain isoform X5, producing MEAIKKKMQMLKLDKENAIDRAEQAEGDKKGAEDKCKQLEEELLGLQKKLKGVEDELDKYSESLKDAQEKLEQAEKKAADAESEVASLNRRIQLVEEELDRAQERLATALQKLEEAEKAADESERGMKVIENRASKDEEKMETQEMQLKEAKHIAEEADRKYEEVARKLVILEGDLERSEERAEVAEARVRELEEEFGLMDQNLKSMMCGEEEYSQKEDKYEEEIKLLTDKLKEAETRAEFAERSVAKLEKTIDDLEDEVYAQKLKGKALSEELDLALNDMTTL from the exons ATGGAGGCCATCAAGAAGAAAATGCAGATGCTGAAGCTGGACAAGGAGAATGCCATAGACCGGGCAGAACAGGCGGAGGGGGACAAGAAAGGAGCAGAGGACAAATGCAAACAg CTGGAGGAGGAGCTTCTGGGTCTGCAGAAGAAGCTGAAAGGAGTGGAAGATGAACTCGACAAATACTCAGAATCATTGAAGGACGCCCAGGAGAAGTTAGAACAGGCCGAGAAAAAGGCAGCAGAT GCTGAATCGGAGGTGGCATCTCTAAACAGGCGTATCCAGCTGGTGGAAGAGGAGTTGGACCGAGCGCAGGAGAGACTGGCGACTGCTCTGCAGAAGCTAGAGGAAGCTGAAAAAGCAGCTGATGAGAGTGAAAG AGGAATGAAGGTCATAGAGAACCGGGCAAGCAAGGATGAAGAGAAAATGGAGACCCAGGAGATGCAGCTAAAAGAAGCCAAACACATCGCTGAAGAAGCTGATCGTAAATATGAAGAG GTTGCTCGTAAACTTGTGATTCTTGAGGGAGATCTGGAGCGTTCAGAAGAGCGTGCTGAAGTGGCCGAGGC GCGAGTGAGAGAGCTGGAGGAAGAATTTGGGTTAATGGACCAGAATTTGAAATCCATGATGTGCGGAGAGGAAGAG tACTCACAGAAGGAGGACAAATATGAAGAAGAAATAAAACTTCTTACTGACAAACTTAAAGAG gCTGAGACCCGAGCAGAGTTTGCGGAGCGATCTGTGGCCAAGTTGGAGAAGACCATTGATGATCTGGAAG ATGAAGTGTATGCTCAGAAGCTGAAGGGCAAGGCTCTCAGTGAGGAGCTGGACTTAGCTCTCAATGATATGACTACACTGTAG
- the tpm2 gene encoding tropomyosin beta chain isoform X2 — protein MEAIKKKMQMLKLDKENAIDRAEQAEGDKKGAEDKCKQLEEELLGLQKKLKGVEDELDKYSESLKDAQEKLEQAEKKAADAESEVASLNRRIQLVEEELDRAQERLATALQKLEEAEKAADESERGMKVIENRASKDEEKMETQEMQLKEAKHIAEEADRKYEEVARKLVILEGDLERSEERAEVAEAKSGDLEEELKNVTNNLKSLEAQAEKYSQKEDKYEEEIKLLTDKLKEAETRAEFAERSVAKLEKTIDDLEDEVYAQKLKGKALSEELDLALNDMTTL, from the exons ATGGAGGCCATCAAGAAGAAAATGCAGATGCTGAAGCTGGACAAGGAGAATGCCATAGACCGGGCAGAACAGGCGGAGGGGGACAAGAAAGGAGCAGAGGACAAATGCAAACAg CTGGAGGAGGAGCTTCTGGGTCTGCAGAAGAAGCTGAAAGGAGTGGAAGATGAACTCGACAAATACTCAGAATCATTGAAGGACGCCCAGGAGAAGTTAGAACAGGCCGAGAAAAAGGCAGCAGAT GCTGAATCGGAGGTGGCATCTCTAAACAGGCGTATCCAGCTGGTGGAAGAGGAGTTGGACCGAGCGCAGGAGAGACTGGCGACTGCTCTGCAGAAGCTAGAGGAAGCTGAAAAAGCAGCTGATGAGAGTGAAAG AGGAATGAAGGTCATAGAGAACCGGGCAAGCAAGGATGAAGAGAAAATGGAGACCCAGGAGATGCAGCTAAAAGAAGCCAAACACATCGCTGAAGAAGCTGATCGTAAATATGAAGAG GTTGCTCGTAAACTTGTGATTCTTGAGGGAGATCTGGAGCGTTCAGAAGAGCGTGCTGAAGTGGCCGAGGC TAAATCAGGTGACCTTGAGGAAGAATTGAAAAATGTCACCAACAACTTGAAGTCACTGGAGGCTCAGGCTGAAAAG tACTCACAGAAGGAGGACAAATATGAAGAAGAAATAAAACTTCTTACTGACAAACTTAAAGAG gCTGAGACCCGAGCAGAGTTTGCGGAGCGATCTGTGGCCAAGTTGGAGAAGACCATTGATGATCTGGAAG ATGAAGTGTATGCTCAGAAGCTGAAGGGCAAGGCTCTCAGTGAGGAGCTGGACTTAGCTCTCAATGATATGACTACACTGTAG
- the tpm2 gene encoding tropomyosin beta chain isoform X4 produces MAAFVEIDAVRKKIQTLQQAAFEAEDRAELLLRDAKLERQAREEAESEVASLNRRIQLVEEELDRAQERLATALQKLEEAEKAADESERGMKVIENRASKDEEKMETQEMQLKEAKHIAEEADRKYEEVARKLVILEGDLERSEERAEVAEAKSGDLEEELKNVTNNLKSLEAQAEKYSQKEDKYEEEIKLLTDKLKEAETRAEFAERSVAKLEKTIDDLEDEVYAQKLKGKALSEELDLALNDMTTL; encoded by the exons ATGGCGGCTTTCGTGGAGATAGAtgcggtgagaaaaaaaatccaaacgctGCAACAAGCCGCTTTTGAGGCGGAGGACCGAGCCGAACTTCTGCTCCGAGATGCGAAATTAGAGAGACAGGCGAGAGAAGAG GCTGAATCGGAGGTGGCATCTCTAAACAGGCGTATCCAGCTGGTGGAAGAGGAGTTGGACCGAGCGCAGGAGAGACTGGCGACTGCTCTGCAGAAGCTAGAGGAAGCTGAAAAAGCAGCTGATGAGAGTGAAAG AGGAATGAAGGTCATAGAGAACCGGGCAAGCAAGGATGAAGAGAAAATGGAGACCCAGGAGATGCAGCTAAAAGAAGCCAAACACATCGCTGAAGAAGCTGATCGTAAATATGAAGAG GTTGCTCGTAAACTTGTGATTCTTGAGGGAGATCTGGAGCGTTCAGAAGAGCGTGCTGAAGTGGCCGAGGC TAAATCAGGTGACCTTGAGGAAGAATTGAAAAATGTCACCAACAACTTGAAGTCACTGGAGGCTCAGGCTGAAAAG tACTCACAGAAGGAGGACAAATATGAAGAAGAAATAAAACTTCTTACTGACAAACTTAAAGAG gCTGAGACCCGAGCAGAGTTTGCGGAGCGATCTGTGGCCAAGTTGGAGAAGACCATTGATGATCTGGAAG ATGAAGTGTATGCTCAGAAGCTGAAGGGCAAGGCTCTCAGTGAGGAGCTGGACTTAGCTCTCAATGATATGACTACACTGTAG
- the tpm2 gene encoding tropomyosin beta chain isoform X8 produces MAAFVEIDAVRKKIQTLQQAAFEAEDRAELLLRDAKLERQAREEAESEVASLNRRIQLVEEELDRAQERLATALQKLEEAEKAADESERGMKVIENRASKDEEKMETQEMQLKEAKHIAEEADRKYEEVARKLVILEGDLERSEERAEVAEARVRELEEEFGLMDQNLKSMMCGEEEYSQKEDKYEEEIKLLTDKLKEAETRAEFAERSVAKLEKTIDDLEDEVYAQKLKGKALSEELDLALNDMTTL; encoded by the exons ATGGCGGCTTTCGTGGAGATAGAtgcggtgagaaaaaaaatccaaacgctGCAACAAGCCGCTTTTGAGGCGGAGGACCGAGCCGAACTTCTGCTCCGAGATGCGAAATTAGAGAGACAGGCGAGAGAAGAG GCTGAATCGGAGGTGGCATCTCTAAACAGGCGTATCCAGCTGGTGGAAGAGGAGTTGGACCGAGCGCAGGAGAGACTGGCGACTGCTCTGCAGAAGCTAGAGGAAGCTGAAAAAGCAGCTGATGAGAGTGAAAG AGGAATGAAGGTCATAGAGAACCGGGCAAGCAAGGATGAAGAGAAAATGGAGACCCAGGAGATGCAGCTAAAAGAAGCCAAACACATCGCTGAAGAAGCTGATCGTAAATATGAAGAG GTTGCTCGTAAACTTGTGATTCTTGAGGGAGATCTGGAGCGTTCAGAAGAGCGTGCTGAAGTGGCCGAGGC GCGAGTGAGAGAGCTGGAGGAAGAATTTGGGTTAATGGACCAGAATTTGAAATCCATGATGTGCGGAGAGGAAGAG tACTCACAGAAGGAGGACAAATATGAAGAAGAAATAAAACTTCTTACTGACAAACTTAAAGAG gCTGAGACCCGAGCAGAGTTTGCGGAGCGATCTGTGGCCAAGTTGGAGAAGACCATTGATGATCTGGAAG ATGAAGTGTATGCTCAGAAGCTGAAGGGCAAGGCTCTCAGTGAGGAGCTGGACTTAGCTCTCAATGATATGACTACACTGTAG